CCACTAAATAATGGGGCGACGAGCTTGGCAAACACACTCTAAAAACCCAGAGAAATTCGAGAAAATTCGAGAAATTAATGAAACTAACTTGGTTGAATTCCTCGCGTCGGTTGATCTCGGTCATCATTTACTTGACCATTTTCATTCGGGTTTTGACCCTTGGCCTCTACGCTGTGGCGGACAGAACTGAAGCCCGCTACGCAGAAATTGGCCGCAAAATGGCAGAAACCGGCGACTGGATTACTCCCCAAATCGACTACGGTGTACCTTTTTGGGGTAAACCCCCCCTGTCTACCTGGTTGACGGCGGCATCATTTAAGGTTTTTAGTGTTAACGAATTTGCGGCTAGATTATCTTCTTTTATTCCCATTTTATTAGCCAGTTACTTGGTTTATTTATTGGCAAAAAATAAGGGAATTAACTACGCCTTAGTTAGCACCATGATCTTGATTACTACCCTGGGCTTCTTTGTCAGCAGTGGGGCAGTAATGACAGATCCAGCTTTGGTGTTGGGGACTACCCTATCTATGGTCGGTTTTTGGCAAGCTTACCGGGGTGAATCTAATGCAGGGCGTCTCTGGGGATATCTATTTTTTGTTGGGCTGGCGATCGGTTTATTAGCCAAGGGGCCCATTGGAGTTGTATTAGTTTTTCTCCCCCTATTTATTTGGATAATTTGGCAGAGAAATTTGCCCAGGGTTTGGAGACAATTACCTTGGATTCAAGGTATTTTATTGACGGCATTAATAGCAGTGCCATGGTATCTTTTGGCGGAAGCTAAAACCCCCGGTTTTTTGGATTATTTCATTGTCGGAGAACATTGGAAGCGCTTTGTGGAAAAGGGTTGGGAGGGAGATTTATACGGCAGTGGCCACGCCCATCCCTACGGCATGATCTGGGTGTATTGGTTGCTAGCGGCATTTCCCTGGTCATTGCTAACGTTGGGATTAGTAGGCAAGATTTTTTGGCAAATTAAAGTCAAACAAACTAAGCTG
The genomic region above belongs to Synechocystis sp. PCC 6803 substr. PCC-P and contains:
- a CDS encoding glycosyltransferase family 39 protein, with the translated sequence MTIFIRVLTLGLYAVADRTEARYAEIGRKMAETGDWITPQIDYGVPFWGKPPLSTWLTAASFKVFSVNEFAARLSSFIPILLASYLVYLLAKNKGINYALVSTMILITTLGFFVSSGAVMTDPALVLGTTLSMVGFWQAYRGESNAGRLWGYLFFVGLAIGLLAKGPIGVVLVFLPLFIWIIWQRNLPRVWRQLPWIQGILLTALIAVPWYLLAEAKTPGFLDYFIVGEHWKRFVEKGWEGDLYGSGHAHPYGMIWVYWLLAAFPWSLLTLGLVGKIFWQIKVKQTKLTLPTLDSEWLSYLLLWTVAPMVFFTPSANILWTYVLPGLPAFALLLTELLFMVWHDQPVNKYLIAPGLLIPLVFLFALPIVINVANNNSQKYVVEQYQQSCRESVQEPNCQLFYVFNRPYSAEFYSSGKAKKVEMHEIAAVLNNNNRNYFVIRTDAIKEFPPEIASKLNQVTQYSAYTLFSQTN